The sequence atcggcgtgggttcgatccccacgttcggcgagggacttatttcccagagtcaacgttgtgcagactctcctcggtgaccgagcacccccgtgtgcacgcatgcgcacgataaaaaCCCAAGtccacagcgaaagtctcagggcttggaaacacgcatgcaggaaaaagaagaaataaatggGCAGCACAGTATACTGtttggcagctcgctttccctgATGAGAAAGAAGCCTGAATTTCCATGatggtaacctcacaggactataattATGAACTCTTATCCTTGTCTTATCCTATCCTATTAGCGCGAGAGATCAGCTTTTGTCATTGTGTCCCTTGCGGTTGGCATAGTCGTTTGTGTCTGCGGTtgttgtaataataataataatacgagaatttataacgcgcacatatctcaccacaaggcgactcaaggcgcacatgcAATGTTATATATGTACTtaaaagaagtaaaaacatgttaaaaaaaaaattggcttGAAAAGGTAAATACGTCTTTAGCAAAAAATCGACACGTTGGTAAATGACTCCACACTGTAAACCATTTCATTTTTCAGTGTGATGGCTCACGAAATCGACGAGACGCTGTAGCGGAGCAGATGGTGCCAACAGAACGTCTCGGTACGTCCTATGTCCTGGGGTCCAACCTGTTCGCTCCAACCCTCCGAGAAATTATCAAGGTGGTGCTTCTATGCGTCGGGGACAGCTTCACGTACGGTGGGAATGTGTACACGGCGACAAGGGACAGACACAGGttcgtgttttgtgtttgttttgtaggtgtgtgtgtgtgcgtgtgtgtgtgcgtgtgtgtgtgtgtgtgtgtgtgtgtgtgagtgtgtgtgtgtgtgtgtgtgtgtgtgtgtgtgtgtgtgtgtgttttgtcttgtttttatatttagtcaagttttgactaaatattttaacatcgagggggaatcgaaacgagggtcgtggtgtatgtgcgtgtgtctgtgtgtctgtgtgtgtgtgtgtgtgtgtgtgtgtagagcgattcagactaaactactggaccgatctttatgaaatttgacatgagagttcctgggtatgaaatccccgaacgtttttttcatttttttgataaatgtctttgatgacgtcatatccggcttttcgtgaaagttgaggcggcactgtcacgccctcatttttcaaccaaattggttgaaattttggtcaagtaatcttcgacgaagcccggacttcggtattgcatttcagcttggtggcttaaaaattaattaatgactttggtcattaaaaatctgaaaattgtaaaaaaaaataaaaatttataaaacgatccaaatttacgtttatcttattctccatcacttgctgattccaaaaacatataaatatgttatattcggattaaaaacaagctctgaaaattaaatatataaaaattattatcaaaattaaattgtccaaatcaatttaaaaacactttcatcttattccttgtcggttcctgattccaaaaacatatagatatgatatgtttggattaaaaacacgctcagaaagttaaaacaaagagaggtacagaaaagcgtgctatccttcttagcgcaactactaccccgctcttcttgtcaatttcactgcctttgccatgagcggtggactgatgatgctacgagtatacggtcttgctgaaaaatggcattgcgttcagtttcattctgtgagttcgacagctacttgactaaatattgtattttcgccttacgcgacttgttttttgtaacGGGGATCAGCTTTTTCCCGAGATATGAGGGCTCACAAACGTAAATATTGAATTATGCTGttttaaataaatgaatgaatcaatcaatcgatcaataaTTTAAACTTTACTATCAATATTTACAAAATCATAATTCGTGTATTGCATTATACCAAAAATAGCTTAAATAAATCAATTTCACTAACattaaaatgatccaaaaaacaaaaatatatgccAGTCAtatcttaaaaacaaaacaaaaaacaaaacaaaaaaccaataTTGTTCAACAACAAATCATGCTAAATAAGATAACAACATTTTTTTACAACATTAATTTGACAAATATGTACATGTACACAGGTTCGCGCTGAGTAAAAGAGACATGGCCAACGTAGCAACGATCATCGGTACCAACAAGATGCTTGTTGCGGAGCTAATGTGTGGTCTGAATAAATTGGACATGACAGACGTCTCCATCAGCATAGCGCTGCCCCAGGAGAGTTGGAATGTGGATTTCGTTGGCTACGTTCCCTACCTTGACTCGTCCTTACCTGAAGACTCAGCTTTTATCTCCCTGGTTATTCCAGCTTCAGTTCAGCCTGACTGGATCGTGATGGGAAATGTAAGATTTGCTTTCTTTTGTTTAATATTATAATATCTGTTTATTTATTAATTGATTAATTGGTTGATTGATgggtttatttattgattgattgattgaaataaaCACATAACTAAATTaatgtattgattgattaattaattaattggtTGAATAATTAAAGAGGTATTTGTATGGTTTAACGCACTACATATATATGGTTAAAATGAATTGATAATAGAAATAAATCATTAGTTATTTCCATTGCTAATTACCTTTAACCACATCACTGTATAGCGTTGAATCATACAGATACTTCTTTTGTTTATAATGTCTGAGAAATAAAAGAGGTAAGCGCTCTTctctgttgtttctttttttcagattgAGTCATGGTAGTGGTCCGTTTGTCTtgaataatgtgtgtgtgtgtgtgtgtgtgtgtgtgtgtgtgtgtgtgtgtgtgtgtgtgtgtgtgtgtgtgtgtgtgtgtgtgtgtttgaagtgCACACGTTTAAAAATATATTTGACAAATTAAGTatacatcaaaaacaaaaagatattTGAACAGCATAGCATAATGATAACAAATGATAAAAATATACAGAAGAAATCTAACAAATCTATGAACTTTACTTTCATGAAACAGGTTTCAGAGGTTAACGTTACTACAGACGGCGACTACACACTGCTGTGCCTTAGATACACGGAATACGGCTTGAAAGAATTGATGTGTACTCACCCGCAGTGCAAGCCTTTCTGGGGTTTTGTCACCCACATCAGAAAGCTAAGATCCTCCGTCTATTCCCTGACCCCTCTGCAAACAGGATTGGAACCTCAGGTGAGATGTTTTTgcaatttgtttatttatttatttatttatttatttatttatttatttatttattgtttaaTTGATTGAtaattgatcgattgattgatttgtatgttttttgaGAATGTACATTTTTGCTATTCATTattgagtgattgattgattgattgattgattgattgattgattgattttaatgtatgtatttatttgttaattattttattttatttagttttgttttattcaagtattttacttgtttttatattttttaattaatttatttatgtttagttgttcttgttgttttttgtgcaaAGCACACCATGGTGGGCGTTTCATTCAAAACAATGTGTATTCTCCCATTCCCACCACGCTCATTTTCCCCATTCTTCCATATATTTTATATCACTTGCTATTTCTTTAAACACTACCTTCTGTAGAATTACCGGTAGTAATTAACACCATCATGTGTCGTTTTCAAATACAAATGTGTAGCGTTCGCAATACCTTTTTGCAGGGTGACAGGGTATTGGCTCTTGTCACTACAGTTCCTCAGGGGTTGTTCCCCTTGCTTTAGTTCACTGATAATTATGCGCTTGGGTTGCCATCTGGGAGTTTTCGGGAGCTGTGGTTGACGAAAACTGATCGTGGTGGCTCTGTCGCATAATCTCGCAAAACTCTGAGTTCAACAAAGCATGTTTTTACATGGTATTTTCTATAATTAGTGTAAACATCACTCCTGTTTGACTGTCTCATCCTCTAAACGAAATTCAAAGGTgttacagaggaacccccctgTAAAGACCTaaataaatctgagaaaatcaggtcttaaaaaggagagagtcttgaaatgggggtaaatttatagaggttatgaagagaaagtctgagaaaacagggtcctCAAAGTAAGGGAGTCTtcaattgggggtcttaaaacgggggtcttacaaggggggtcttaaaaggggggttcgacTGTATGAACAGAGAGTTATGCTATTTCAGACGTCTCTGCCTACCTGCCACGCGACAACACTGACGTGGAGTTCAACATCAGACGATGACAGCACATCAAGAAGTACAAGAGCATTGCAAGTACCCAATTCTTCGCCTGGCCTTTCAGACACCCCGttaatacagacacacactgtagtGGGAAAGGAAATCACCACACAAAACAATGTCATAACACAAAATTACGTCGATGAAACAACACCTTCGACACAGACTTTAACTGTTACAACCGCTGAAAACGGCGTTGTCACTACAGCTGTCTCTGCGCAAGCTTTGGACGATACTATCCCAACAACCGATGGTAATGAAAGTAACTTTCCTATTCAGGGTGTATCTGTGGCGGAGGCAGACACGACAACGTCGAGCGACGTCAGCTTAGCCAGTGACGTCAGTACACAGGTTGTTTCTCATCAAGCAGAAGTCACGTCCACAAATATTATGACGACACATTCAGACAGAACCACAGCAGGAAGCATGACTGCCACACAGAACAGATTCACAACGCACATTCACACGACCACCGATGATGACGTCACAACACAAAGTCACACGACCATCGATGATGACGTCACAACACAAAGTCACACCACCACCGATGATGATGTCACAGCAACGACATCTACACAGACGTCAGCTGTTGAATACACCACAATCAGCAAAGTCACTCAAACTGTCTCGACGTTAGACCTGGTGACTGTTACCCCAGCTGCCactgacaacaaaaacaacttcCTCACCCACGACCTCTCCACTATTGAGACAGAAAAGACAACATCCAATCACGTCAATGGCGTGAGTGACGTCACGACAGCAGCAGTGTTTTTGTCCACTGCCAACACGGAAGTCGAGGCCACATCACAAACTCGCTTGAAGACAGAACTAGACACAGTGACTTCAAATGTCATGAACACGGACCTGACAACCCATGGAGCCTTATCCACGGAAACGGTCATAACGACAACAGCCTTGTCTAATTCTTACAGTGACGTCATTGCTCAAAACGTCACTACTTATGACGTCAACGCGACCATTCAACAGAATACCAATACTACAGCTAACAATAATAACCGGCCTTCAAGCCGACGATGTCAGTGTGTGAAGAATGAGGACataccagaagaagaaaagacaaccATCACCAGAAACGTTACTGCTGTTATAAAGAGATATCTCGCGGAAGACAGGAAGAATATGTCGGCTTACATTCGCACCAAAGTCTCTGCTGCCGACAAGAGAACATCACCATTGATAATCGGAACCACACTTGGCATAGTAACGTGTGTTGTTGTCATCCTGGTTTTCCCAGTGACTGACCTTCTCAGACATGCCTTTTATTTGTATTGACGGAATTACTGATCCAGCCCACTAAAGCAGTCTGGCTCTTTATTCCTTTTCGGCActcgaatacacacacacacacacacacacacacacacacacacacacacacacacacacacacacacacacacacacacacggcacacacacacgtatgcacgAACGCACGGACGCTAGCGTTGTGTATAGTTACGGCGAAaaagaagacacacacacacacacacacacacacacacacacacacacacacacacacacacgtatgcacgaacgcacgcacgctcgcacacacaaaccggcgcacacacaaacacacacgcacacatacgcacacacactcacacgcacacacacacacacacacacacacacacacacacacacacacacacacacatacacgcacacacatagaccGGCATACACACCATTTTGATATTTTACTTCatttacaaacaataaaaaatattttaaaaagttGTCTGGAGAATTATTTGTTACATACCAAGGGAAGTTACCTCTATCATTCTTTTCTCGAGCATAGCATGTGTaggttctctcccttccttcaagGTGTTTCTAACTACGCAACCCGTCGGATTATTAACAACTGGCAACACCTTTAAAAAGAAACTGCAGTTCAATATTGCAAACCAACCCCTCcgacccccctccccatccacacacacacacacacacaaacacacacacacacacacaaacaagcacgcatGCATTCACGCACCCACGCCCGCACGCATGCTTGACGCAAGCACGGCA is a genomic window of Littorina saxatilis isolate snail1 unplaced genomic scaffold, US_GU_Lsax_2.0 scaffold_1335, whole genome shotgun sequence containing:
- the LOC138954385 gene encoding uncharacterized protein → MVPTERLGTSYVLGSNLFAPTLREIIKVVLLCVGDSFTYGGNVYTATRDRHRFALSKRDMANVATIIGTNKMLVAELMCGLNKLDMTDVSISIALPQESWNVDFVGYVPYLDSSLPEDSAFISLVIPASVQPDWIVMGNVSEVNVTTDGDYTLLCLRYTEYGLKELMCTHPQCKPFWGFVTHIRKLRSSVYSLTPLQTGLEPQTSLPTCHATTLTWSSTSDDDSTSRSTRALQVPNSSPGLSDTPLIQTHTVVGKEITTQNNVITQNYVDETTPSTQTLTVTTAENGVVTTAVSAQALDDTIPTTDGNESNFPIQGVSVAEADTTTSSDVSLASDVSTQVVSHQAEVTSTNIMTTHSDRTTAGSMTATQNRFTTHIHTTTDDDVTTQSHTTIDDDVTTQSHTTTDDDVTATTSTQTSAVEYTTISKVTQTVSTLDLVTVTPAATDNKNNFLTHDLSTIETEKTTSNHVNGVSDVTTAAVFLSTANTEVEATSQTRLKTELDTVTSNVMNTDLTTHGALSTETVITTTALSNSYSDVIAQNVTTYDVNATIQQNTNTTANNNNRPSSRRCQCVKNEDIPEEEKTTITRNVTAVIKRYLAEDRKNMSAYIRTKVSAADKRTSPLIIGTTLGIVTCVVVILVFPVTDLLRHAFYLY